The Juglans regia cultivar Chandler chromosome 10, Walnut 2.0, whole genome shotgun sequence genome includes the window ACTTGTTCACAAGATATCCTCCGCATGATGGAGGCAATATTTTTCTCCCTCTCCAGCTCATGTTGCGTTACTCTTAACTGCCAAAGACGCGTAGTTTTGCCAcagaatagaagaagaagaagcagcagccAAGGACTAATTCCAATGTTTCCCCCCATGATTGTCTCAAAGCTCCATGGATTACAAGCAAAACCACGGAGATCAGCGAATTATCATCCTACCATTTGGGACCCCAACCTCATTCAGTCCTTGAGTACTCCCTACACTGTAATTAACTCCACTCCCTAAGCacgtcattttatttttctgaaagaCACGGCTGACGTACATATTTGTTGTAAACGTGCATGCTTCTTGTCTTGCAGTATGAGTTCCACTCGACCCGATTGGAGCAGTTGAAACAAAATGCTAAGTGCTTGCTTACATCCAATAATAAAGACCCCTGTTTCCTGCTAAAGCTTATTGACACAGTGCAGCGGTTAGGAGTGGCTTACCACtttgaaaaggagattgaagTAGCTCTCAATCTCTGTTACCCAGATCTCACTACCAATCTTTTCCAGACTGCTTTGCACTTTTGTATTGCAAGAGAACACGGTTTTCCAATTAGCTCAGGTGATGACATGGAATCAGTCTATAAAATTTTCACTTTGTTTCGAGGGGTTATTtgtaaacaactttttaacttcTGGGTGACGTTTTGTGAAACAGATGTGTTCGAAAGATTTCGAAACAGAGATGGAAAATTAATACATGACGGTTTAAGCAGGGACATGGAGGGACTTTTGGCTTTATATGAAGCCTCTCGCCTAGGAATGcatggagaaaatattttggaagAGTTTAAGGATTTTAGTACCAAAAGCCTGATATCGTTAATGGAAAAACTGGATAGTAATTCTGCTATACAAGTGAAAGAGTCACTGGAAATACCCCTACATTGGAGGATGTCTAGAGTTGAAGCTCGTAACTTCATTGATGTGTATCAGAAGGATACTACAAAGAGCTTGACTTTGCTTCAGCTGGCTATGTTGGATTACAACTTAGTGCAATCTGTATATCAGCAAGAACTTAAGGAGTTAGCAAGGTAACGTTTACTTTGATCCCTGTTCTTAATTTAATGGAAGACAAGCCAATAATCTTAACATGTTCGAAATTTGATTCCTTGATTAGGTGGTGGAGAGATTTGGGTTTCAAAGATAAGCTACCCTTTTCAAGGGACAGGTTGATGGAGAACTTTTTGTGGGCAATGGGGATTGTTTCTGAGCCACAGTTCTCAAAGTGCAGGATAGGCCTCACCAAATTCGTATGCATATTAACAGCTATTGATGACATGTACGATGTATATGGATCTCTGGATGAGCTTGAATGCTTTACTGATGCTGTGAATCGGTATAATAACAGCACGATAACTCTGATACTAGTTTAACCATCAATTGGATTCCCAATTAATTAGCATATTCTCCTTTTTCATTCACTGTCTTTTTCTTACTTTTCCATTATTTTGAGCAGATGGCCGGAAATGAAGGCAATGGAGAATCTTCCCGAGTACATGAAGACTTGCTATGTTGCCATGCATAACTTTGCAAGTGAAATACTCTTTGATGTCATCCAAAGTCATGGATTGGATCTTTCACCCCACATTCGAGAAGCGGTGAgctattaaacaaaatatagttTGTTCTTCGATTAGTGTCGTGGATCGATCGATATTTCGAAGATGCCTGATTGGCATGATGCATTATTGTTTCTCTGCAGTGGGCAAATCTTTGCAGATCTTATTTCGTTGAAGCTCAGTGGTTTTCCCGTGGATACACTCCAACTTTGGACGAGTACCTAGAAAATGCATGGATTTCTGTTGGTGGTCCTGCAGCCATTCTCCATGcctatgttctgcttggctgcGGTAGCATAACAAAAGAGTCACTTGATTGTCTCAAGCATGGCTGTGGGCTAATATATTGGGCATCTCTTATAACTCGATTAAGTGATGATTTAGGGACTGCAGAGGTAAGTCGATTTAGAAGCGGTTAATTTGACTTGTTGGTCTCATTTTATATGCTTATGCTGAAATCCCTTAAGATGTACTAACCTTCTGTTTCTTTCCCTTGATCAAAGGCTGAAAGTAAGAGAGGTGATGTGGCAAAATCCATCCAGTGCTACATGGTACAGGAAAGTGTATCCAAAGAAGAAGCTCAAAATCACATAAAGAGCTTAATCAACTATTCatggaaaaaaatgaatgaggAGAGTGCCAAAAACTCCCTTCCAAAATCGATTGTAAAGATGTCATTGAACATGGCGCGCACTGCTCATTTCATCTTCCGATATGGAGATGGTATTGGAACGTCAAACGGCTTTATGAAAGATCATTTAACCTCTTTGATTGTCAAACCTATCCCTTTTGAAtgatgtatatgtatgtatgtatgtatgtatgtatgtatgtatatagtcTAGCTTGGTCAGTTAATAAAATGCAGAAGGTTGAACTCCATAAAGGAACTATTCATATTGAGTTCTTGTTACAATTGAATAGAGTTTATAATTTGGAAGATTTTGTTATAAAGATTGCTTAACATCTCCCAATGATAATTAAGTCATGATTTGGACTaaatgatcattataatttataatcatcGTTACCATATGATGACACCTCAattattgataataataataataataatttaaatactaatataaatataacaggGCAAACAAAAGATTTAAACCAAGTAACAGTTTTTCTATGgtatggtattttattttacttttattaatacCTCTTTATTTTTGTAACCAATAGATTAGCAAATGTTAGGtaattttagagaaatatttgacGACCTTATAAGTAATTATGACCATTCATACAATGAGTTATTTATATCAAGGGCTCTTGTAATGCTCCGATCCCACATAGATCGATGAGTTACTCCctgtaacttaaaactcacaattcatcaatatatttacagacttcaaaatataaagtcatcagaatagtACAAAATCACTTAATAAAATTCGTcaattctcagaaatcttctatgagtaatccattatgcttaaataatcatttcaccgatactccataatcttgatccttagctaaactatttaaaatcatttgaaaaatgtttggagataagagatgagttatcaacaactcagtaagcagaaaacatatactagtgtgtaaacatgagcatttatcaaaattcaaaatgctgaacaaaatattttctttcagaatgcagaatcaaaatacttgttttcagaatgcaaaatcatgacatattaccaaaaatataagagcgaaactttcagaacGCCTTCTTATGCAAAATTTCCTTTGGCAGAGCATAACTaaacatattcatcttatcttattattatcaGAACAGagatcatgtttaaccctcgtggtagggttgtgcaaaccccgatagttaaccgagcagaaacagaatgtgaatctttccATTACTCactctcggagccccgagtgtgtacataggaaagaccaggtagaaaaccactttgtttccaaagtgggtgcaccagaaacaaaaaagttggtaccaacccgaacagaggccacagttttacacccgtggtaaggtcagaacggaacagaaacagaaacataatgttatgccagagattttcagaaatcacatcatatcatatcagaatacagaacatcttcagaatagaacaaaatcagactacaaaaatgtattttatgcacaaaatttcatattcgctctcttttgcaaagtttagaaacaagatgtcaaaaataagcttatatctacaccagttatgataaaaaatatttgcttcttaaacagaatctcatgagtaatgtagaacaaataactgaggtggttcaaatttcttttcataaccaaatatgtatattttctaaaaaattaaccccaactcattttattttaatgcaaagtttaATATAGGAACCCGCTTACCTGtacttagctttttcagaatttttctcaaaaatgtcgaCCAATAATTAaacgtcacctataaaataatcacataattctcataaattttcaattaatcacgtatttcgatatttaagcctaaacttctaaaataacctatttaattcctcaaaacctaaaatttcataacctaaaattataaatcttcactttctaaaatcatcaatgttcatttaataactttgactaaaatatttaaaagtctgacctatttattattgaaaacaaactataaagtttaatactagataatataattatcccaaaatattttaaaattaactataactatttttaatagactaaatcatatctaaagtgtaaaaataacattacaccaatattgtttactcttaacataaacctttacttaataacatgtaaaaatacttaagtgattttttgtaatcataattaagtaagagtttattaacacatattaaaaattttaaaacaccttAGCATAACCTGCAGTtcaaagggtaaaaaagtaattaataatattagtgtAAAATTGTAATGCCGTGATCCCgtaggtccggagagttagctcttaatacttaatatcaacttcaataacacaactataaaatccagaaaactcaataaaatgtCAATCCATTAAATCcacccaaatatctatgttccttcatgaggacaacaaaaaaattctcaataatacaaattaaaaactctccaaaactcaaaattatctttaactcatcaaaccaaaataacgaaaaataaattagtttactaactatgactctcaaataaacaCTTGTACCCTCAAACACTTATTACACTAAGGACTTCACACCTTGTTACAACTTCATACGCTTATTCcccaactgaaccatcaaagttatttgaaaaataagtggagataaggagtgagttatcaacaactcagtaagcagaggacatatactagtgtgtaaatatgagcatttaccgagtttagaatgtagaacaaaatattttctttcagaatgtaaaatcagaataatgtttttaaaatgtagcatcaaaacatgttatcaaaaatatcagagcgaaaaattaaaaaatattcataatcaaaatccctttggcatagcataaactgaaacatcatatgttatctcatcatatcagaacaaataccatatttaacccccgtggtagtgttgtgcaaaccccggtagctaaccgagcaaaaacagaatgtgaattttccccttattcattctcggagtcccgagtgtgcacataggaaagaccatacagaaaaccactttgtttccaaagtgggtgcaccagaaatagaaaagttggtaccaacctgaacagaggccacagttttacacccgtggtaaggtcaaaaCGGaacagaaaaggaaacaaaatgttatgctagaggttttcagaaaacacatcagatcatatcagaatacaaaaaatcttcagaacagaacaaaatcatatcacaacataatttatgcacaaaatttcatatttgctctatttttcaaagttcagaaacagaatgtcaaaaataagctcatgtctacaccaatcatgacagaaaatattttcttcttaaatagaatctcgtgaggaatgcagaacaaataactgaggtagttgaaatttattttcataaccaaatatatatattttctaaaaatcaaccttagctcattttattttaatgcaaagtctagcataggaacccagCTTACttagacttcttagctttttcggaattttcctcaaaatgttgaacaataattaatcgtcacctataaaataatcacgtaattctcgtaaattttcaattaatcacatatttcgatatttaatcctaaacttctaaaataacctattttaatgcTTCAGTACCTAAAAATCCTaataaccttaaaatatcctcattctcaaaatttctttgataatactcaacatttaaggtaagtactagtaaaaatttcgctaaataataataaacaaatagctttaatcataatttaaatgtttaaaataaaattgtacagttactaaaataatttgctaccaatagtacaatgtgaaaatcctatttattttctataaaaaatttgttatactacccacataaaaaatgtaaaaacaggtttaatataaacaaaaatttgaaatttgaaaccatctaataataagggcaaaactgtaattccatatctaaataatatgtagtaaagggtattaatgtaatttccttcaattctttgaaaacaaaacaaaaacctaCGTAAAACAAGTAATTTGCAAGGCAGGAGCTTACTCAATGAGGAACCACGAGGCAGTGTGCGACGCAGCGACGGGCTAGAAGCTTAGCGACGTAGCGGTGGTGATCTCGGCGGAGCACTggaagcgagagagagagagcaacatGGTGAGGTAGACGGATAGTGAGGGAGAGATGGAGAAAGAGATAAAGGAAACTCATTGTGAATGCTGGAGCTGCGTATGGTGTAGAGATGAAGGTGGTTGTCCTGGCAGCGTCGAACGTGCGGGAAGGAGTTGTGCAAAGAGTTAGGAGATGGATAGTGGCAACGTCAGTGGCTGGGTGGTAAAGCCATAACTCACGGTGGCCGAAAAGAATTGCTCTATTTTGATGAGCCAAAACAGAGGTCTTCAGTTCTCAATGTAGGTGGCTTCTGATCTCGCATGGGTTGGGCACGGAGGTGAAGGGTAGAGGTTTAAACGGCTGATGGTTGAGTGGGTCTTGGCGGCTTATGGAGGTGTAGACCAGGTTCGTCGGGAAGGCGACTGTGATGGCTTCACGCGGCATGCAACGCGGTGCACGTTACACGGAGTAGGATGGCAAAGGCTTCCTGTTAGGCGTGGTGTTTTCTGAGTGGGTGAGGACTAGGCTGGGCTGTTTGCAAAGAAGAGTTGCTGCGTGTGGAGTGGCTGTTGGGTGGCAGCGACGGGGAGAAGGTTGAAGAGGGCAACAACTGTGTTTCGACAGTGGGAAACCGAGAGGAGGGGGGGGAAAAGAAGAACGGCTATACTAGGTTTTtgttgaggatgaagaacgTGTGAATAAATAGATGGATGGATGaccaaaagaaaaccctagacatGAGATAGTAACATTCATGCGGATGGAAAAGAGTCGTGCGGGTGAGAAACTGCTCATAAACCGATAGTTTTTCCAAGATTTAAACAAATGGGCAagatctacaaaaaaaaaatactacccGATCCATATtataaaatcccaaaaaaaaaaaaaaaaacctaaaatatcaagctcaaaaaaataaataaataaaaattgcatagtccaaccaaacaacttctGGGTCCggttgttaaaaaaatatagcttAGAAGCATGTAATTATACTTACGTAAAACGAAATTCTTTGAATAAAGTAGCAACTACGTACGCGATGGAGGTTCACCATGAAGAGTGGAGCTGCGAAGGAGTTGGGTGATGTGGCAGCAGTGTTTACTACGacggtgcactggaagagagagagagtggtgagcgagaaagagagaacaaagaGTGAGAGATGTGTGAGGTAGGAACAGAGACGGAgagaaaacacacaaaatacTCACCAAGAGGGTAGCGATGCGGCGTCAACAAGGTGGTTGGGTAGCAGCAGGTCAGGAAAGGTTGGGGTGTTGGCGTCGCCGGGCTTCCCTTCGCCGTGGCTGGTGGCACCGAAATAAGATAAAGTGCCctgttttgagatgcaaaaataGAGGTCCTTCGGTGTGTTTGAGGGTGGTGTTTTATGACGTGGGTTCACGGCTAAACTATGGCAGTGAGGTCTGGGTAGAGGTTTACGTAGGGTGGATGAACTAGGCGGCAACTATGTGGAGGTGCTGGGGTGGTGTGATAGGGCACGGTGGGGACTTCATTCATGCATGGGTTGCATTGATTTTGTATGGGGGCAGCGTGAGTTCTGGACAGTGCAACGGCTGGAAAAACAGAAGGGCACAAGGAGGTTTGAAGCACTGGGCACTGTCTCACAGTGGTGCATGGTGGCAAAGGGAGTTAACGGCAACAACGGGATGGCTGAAGAGGGCAGCATGGCAGCAAATGTCACAAAGCAGTTTCTCTTGCGTGGGCtaatgtatgtgtatatatatgtgagtgaTGGAAACCCTAAGGGAAACGTTGAGATGAAGAAACGTGCATGCCAAGGACGTGAGGAAAACTCTAGGGGAGAAAATAGACGGAAAAGAAAACGTGAGTGAACTgtgaagttaacgtgtgaataaATAGgtgattgaaacaaaacaaaaacaaaaccctaaagctAAGGAGAATAAAGGCGTACGTGCATGAGAGTGCAATCGTGCTAGGCGGCGAAAATATCATAAACTCAGTTGGTTTTAATGGTTTAAAAGACATGGGTGTGGGCTTGGGTCTTGGTCTTTTTCTTGAGTCATTGATCACGactcaatttctaaaaataattcaactagtCGCAAAATTTTCTCGactcataaaaagatttttaaactaattataaacaccaaagaaaaatcagaaacctccaaaacaaatattttaagcCCGTAGTCTATTCCAAAAAAAACTTGAACACTCAACCGGGTTTTTCATACGcataagcccaaaaatatataaaaatcggGCTTGactgggtccgggtgttacagctCTAATTCTAACTCACGTAAAATCTAATATGTTTCTCATTATTAACATAAGCAATAATGATACTCCCATGAAAAAGGTTAACAAGACTCTTCCATGGGCGCCAAAACAATAACTGCTAGTGCATGTTtgacttttgttaaaaaaaaaaattttaaaatattcaagttTAAAAAATGTCTTATATTTAAAATCGAATTTGAGTTGTccctccattttattttaggGTTCCCTCTCTATCATACCATCTTTTGTTACCATATAGCCATTGGCCATATCTCGCTAATCTCTGTCACTGCTTGCTACGTAACTTACAGCATTATGAGTTCAAGAAAGTCTCCACCACCACATTTTCTCTTGAGTTTCACCACCGCTCACCACTGGGTTTGAGCCTCTCCACTGGCTGAGGGAGGGGGCATTTATACCTGGCCGGGGTGGCCCCCGAGATGGAGGTGGTGGGTGTGTCGCTCCGTACTCGGGTCGGGTGTCCTTGCTAACTCCCGGCCACGCAACAGACTCGCCAAACCTGATTGCGACTATCACTGACACCCCAGGAGGCATGTCATGGCGTGCCGAGTTCAGGGATACATTAAATGTGGCGTGGCTCTCTGTCGTGGCATGCCAGTTTCCATTCCATTAAATGTGGTGTGGTTCTGGTCAGGTACATCCATCCCTCTGACTAGTCCAGAAGCCAAGGTTCAGGGACATGGAGTGTCCAGAAATGTCGGCCAGTAGTGGTGTCAAACAGTCCTGCCTTCCGTCCTATAGTCAGTGTTCATTACCCGATTGCTTCCCTTCTTAGGCCCTTATAGCCTGACATGGCCTAGCCCAGCCCTTGGACTCTTCGGGCCTTGCAGGCTGGGCCAACTTCCCCTAGCCTGGCCGTGGGGATTATTCCCCTCACAGAAGACATCATCGATAGATGACAATCTTGGAAGACGATATTGGAGATGTGCTTTTTGTGACAAAAAGATAGTATGTGGTAGTTGttctttatttcttatatttagaaaaaaaaattccatttaaTTAGTTGAGGTCATTAGATTTCCATTTTTTACCACAAAGGTAAGGTCGATGCAATTTCTTTGTGTGGCACAATGTAGCACGCGCAAACAGGTAGTGATGGACATGATGCGATTTCTTTCACTGGGATTTGTAATGATCAATGTGTACTCATCATGGATGTATGtagtttttaattatgaatgtaATCTACCACCATTGAGTTTTGAGTCGGGACATTTAATTTGTTATGCccatatttgtaaaatatgcaAGACAGGTTTGAAGCTAGGCCGAAAAAATGAACATAGGACAGAAAATAGAGGTAGGCCAAAAAATTATGCTtggtcaaaaaatgaaaataggcTGTAAACATAAGGTAGGATGGAAAAATGAACTTAATTCAGAAAATGAAGATAGGACAGAGAATCAAGTTCAAGTCTCCCCACTTTTGTTTAAAACAATGATTagtaaacaaataaaacatatttaaatagttttttaataatataatatcatatcgTCAAAAAAATGACGAGAAAAAATacgtagcattattctttaacAAATCATTCAACAAACATCAACAATTCCAACTTTAAGGCCTCAACCTATATATGTTAGACATAAATGTTTAGTCTTGATTCGTAATTACATATATCATAATTGATTAACATCCCAATGATGCATTCCTATCTCTTGGGTCCAAAAGACTTTCAATGTCTCCCCAAATGTTCGAACGGTCGAACAAACTTATGCTCTTTctaaatctcaagaaaaatgttattttttccaaaaagataatatcaaaGAGTATTTAGACAAAGGGTATAAATACATACATGTTGGTTCAGTATAGATTGCAGCCAAACCTCTAACCAGAAGAGGAATAAATGCATCTGTACTTTTCTGTTTAAGAGATGCCAGGGTCAACAATTTTGAAACTAGTATTCTTGGAATGATTCAGTCCTCTCTTTCCGCTatttttggtatcagagccatctggtatctaattgttgcaattacttctcttcatttcatttatctTGTTATTCCACAACCCCCACCCTGAGTTCTTACTTTCATTAGTTCAGTATCTTTTCTGTCTGTCTAGTACCCTTGGTATGTCCTGTTTGTCAGAGAGCGTGAGGGCAGTTTGGGTTGTCGGGTCGAGAAAAAATGGTGATCGTAGACCCCTGAAGTGCAAAGGTCGGTGTTGTCTAACAACAAAATGAATAGGATGTTTAGATCTAATTCAACTATTAGTTACAGGTCGTCCAGACCACCAGACATAGTAAATGAAGAAGACTGTTCTTTGAAGAGACAATTTCTATTCCCcctgttttggaaaattggtaAATCCCCAAACTTCCTGTGAATACTATTTATCAGACCTCTTGGGTCCAAAAGACTTTCAATGTCTCCCAAAATGTTCGAACGGTCGAACAAACTTATGCTCTTTCTAAAtcttaagaaaaatgttatcttttccaaaaagataatatcaaaGAGTATTTAGACAAAGGGTATAAATACATACATGTTGGTTCAGTATAGATTGCAACCAAACCTCTAACCAGAAGAGGAATAAATGCATCTGTACTTTTCTGTTTAAGAGATGTCAGGTTCAACAATTTTGAAACTAGCATTCTTGAAATGATCCAGTCCTCTCTTTCTGAAGGACCagttcattttaattgttttcctGATTTAACTCTTTCATTTGATGATGATCATATTATCAAGGTTTTAACTTTGAACATACTGACATCTGGTTATGATATGATCAAATGTAGTAGACCTCTTACTttgatttttcagatttattatcgtcttttaaaaacgaatttTGACCCAAAAGCAATTGCAAAACCTTCTACTGGTAGTACTCTCCTGATTCAGTTCTAGTGATTCAGAATATCACTCTGAATCTGAAACTCCTGGTCCTTCTGATCCAAACCTGGGTTGCAATTG containing:
- the LOC108983472 gene encoding probable terpene synthase 9, whose protein sequence is MMEAIFFSLSSSCCVTLNCQRRVVLPQNRRRRSSSQGLIPMFPPMIVSKLHGLQAKPRRSANYHPTIWDPNLIQSLSTPYTYEFHSTRLEQLKQNAKCLLTSNNKDPCFLLKLIDTVQRLGVAYHFEKEIEVALNLCYPDLTTNLFQTALHFCIAREHGFPISSDVFERFRNRDGKLIHDGLSRDMEGLLALYEASRLGMHGENILEEFKDFSTKSLISLMEKLDSNSAIQVKESLEIPLHWRMSRVEARNFIDVYQKDTTKSLTLLQLAMLDYNLVQSVYQQELKELARWWRDLGFKDKLPFSRDRLMENFLWAMGIVSEPQFSKCRIGLTKFVCILTAIDDMYDVYGSLDELECFTDAVNRWPEMKAMENLPEYMKTCYVAMHNFASEILFDVIQSHGLDLSPHIREAWANLCRSYFVEAQWFSRGYTPTLDEYLENAWISVGGPAAILHAYVLLGCGSITKESLDCLKHGCGLIYWASLITRLSDDLGTAEAESKRGDVAKSIQCYMVQESVSKEEAQNHIKSLINYSWKKMNEESAKNSLPKSIVKMSLNMARTAHFIFRYGDGIGTSNGFMKDHLTSLIVKPIPFE